A stretch of Oryza brachyantha chromosome 4, ObraRS2, whole genome shotgun sequence DNA encodes these proteins:
- the LOC102712073 gene encoding 2-oxoglutarate dehydrogenase, mitochondrial-like: MGWFRAASGLARVALRRNLSRALASPSAGPVPRYFHSTHPRRFASPVPRAVPLSRLTDSFLDGTSSVYLEELQRAWEADPTSVDESWDNFFRNFVGQAATTSPGLSGQTIQESMRLLLLVRAYQVNGHMKAKLDPLALEERPVPDDLDPAFYGFSEADLDREFFLGVWRMAGFLSENRPVQTLRSVLERLEQAYCGTIGYEYMHIPDREKCNWLRDKIETVNPREYSYDRRQVMLDRLIWSTQFESFLAQKWTTAKRFGLEGAETLIPGMKEMFDRAADLGVESIVIGMPHRGRLNVLGNVVRKPLRQIFSEFSGGTKPADEGEGLYTGTGDVKYHLGTSYDRPTRGGKHIHLSLVANPSHLEAVDPVVAGKTRAKQYYSNDLDRTKNLGVLLHGDGSFSGQGVVYETLHLSALPNYTTGGTIHIVVNNQVAFTTDPRAGRSSQYCTDVAKALDAPIFHVNGDDLEAVVHVCELAAEWRQTFHSDVVVDIVCYRRFGHNEIDEPSFTQPKMYKIIRNHPSALELYQKSLLESGKISKEDIDKIHKKVSTILNEEFKNSKEYIPNKRDWLSAYWAGFKSPEQISRIRNTGVKPEILKRVGEAMTTLPENFKPHRAVKKIFEQRRQMIETGEGIDWAVGEALAFATLIIEGNHVRLSGQDVERGTFSHRHAVVHDQESGEQYCPLDNLVMNQDEELFTVSNSSLSEFAVLGFELGYSMENPNSLVLWEAQFGDFSNGAQVIFDQFLSSGEAKWLRQTGLVVCLPHGYDGQGPEHSSARLERFLQMSDDNPYVIPEMDPTLRKQIQQCNWQVVNVTTPANYFHVLRRQIHRDFRKPLIVMSPKNLLRHKDCKSNLSEFDDLAGHPGFDKQGTRFKRLIKDQNNHKDLEEGINRLVLCSGKVYYELDEERRKKERDDVAICRVEQLCPFPYDLIQRELKRYPNAEIVWCQEEPMNMGAYSYINPRLLTAMRALGRGTIEDIKYVGRAPSAATATGFYSVHVQEQTELVQKALQRDPINCPF; this comes from the exons ATGGGGTGGTTCCGGGCTGCGTCCGGCTTGGCTCGGGTGGCATTGAGGAGGAACCTGTCACGTGCTCTGGCGAGCCCTTCTGCCGGTCCCGTGCCGCGGTACTTCCACTCCACCCACCCCCGGCGGTTTGCCTCGCCTGTGCCCCGTGCGGTGCCACTCTCGCGCCTCACAGACAGCTTCCTTGATGGCACCAGCAGTGTGTACCTTGAAGAGCTCCAGCGGGCATGGGAGGCTGATCCCACCTCTGTTGATGAGTCGTGGGACAATTTCTTTCGGAACTTTGTCGGGCAGGCTGCAACAACGTCTCCTGGCTTATCTGGGCAGACAATTCAGGAAAGCATGAGGCTTCTGCTTCTTGTCCGAGCGTACCAGGTTAATGGTCACATGAAGGCTAAGCTTGATCCTCTTGCTCTAGAGGAGCGGCCTGTCCCTGATGATCTGGACCCTGCGTTCTATGGGTTCTCTGAGGCTGATTTGGATCGGGAATTCTTTCTTGGTGTGTGGAGGATGGCTGGGTTCTTGTCAGAGAATCGCCCTGTTCAGACACTCCGTTCTGTATTGGAGCGGCTTGAGCAAGCCTACTGTGGTACCATTGGGTATGAGTACATGCACATACCTGACAGGGAAAAGTGTAACTGGCTGAGGGACAAGATTGAGACAGTCAACCCAAGGGAGTACTCCTATGACCGCCGCCAGGTCATGCTTGATAGGCTCATCTGGAGTACGCAGTTTGAGAGCTTCTTGGCCCAGAAGTGGACTACCGCCAAGCGATTTGGTCTTGAAGGTGCGGAGACACTCATCCCTGGCATGAAGGAGATGTTTGACAGGGCAGCTGATCTTGGCGTAGAGAGTATTGTTATTGGTATGCCACACAGAGGCAGGTTGAATGTCTTGGGCAACGTCGTGCGGAAGCCCTTGCGACAAATCTTCAGTGAGTTTAGTGGTGGTACCAAGCCTGCCGATGAAGGGGAGGGTTTGTATACAGGGACTGGAGATGTCAAATACCATTTAGGAACTTCATACGATAGGCCTACCAGAGGTGGTAAGCATATCCATCTGTCACTGGTTGCAAACCCAAGTCACTTGGAAGCAGTTGATCCTGTTGTCGCTGGGAAGACCAGAGCAAAACAGTACTATTCTAATGATCTTGACAGGACCAAGAATTTGGGGGTCTTGTTGCACGGTGATGGAAGCTTCTCAGGTCAGGGTGTAGTGTACGAAACCCTGCATCTCAGTGCTCTTCCAAACTACACCACTGGTGGAACAATTCACATTGTGGTCAATAATCAGGTTGCTTTCACTACTGATCCAAGGGCAGGGAGGTCTTCTCAGTATTGCACAGATGTTGCTAAAGCATTGGATGCTCCAATTTTCCATGTGAATGGTGATGACTTGGAGGCAGTGGTTCATGTCTGTGAGCTTGCTGCGGAGTGGCGGCAAACATTTCATTCTGATGTTGTGGTGGATATTGTATGCTACCGCCGATTTGGGCATAACGAGATTGATGAGCCCTCCTTCACCCAGCCTAAAATGTACAAG ATAATTAGGAACCACCCAAGTGCTCTTGAGTTATACCAAAAAAGTCTTTTAGAATCTGGGAAGATCTCGAAGGAAGATATTGATAAGATACACAAGAAGGTCAGCACTATCTTGAATGAGGAATTTAAAAACAGCAAAGAATATATTCCCAATAAGAGAGACTGGCTGTCAGCTTACTGGGCTGGATTCAAATCACCAGAACAGATTTCACGTATCCGAAATACTGG TGTCAAGCCAGAGATTCTGAAACGTGTTGGAGAAGCCATGACTACTCTGCCTGAAAATTTCAAGCCCCACAGAGCTGTCAAAAAGATTTTTGAGCAGCGTCGTCAAATGATTGAGACTGGGGAAGGCATCGATTGGGCAGTTGGTGAAGCACTTGCTTTTGCAACTCTTATAATTGAGGGAAACCATGTTAGGCTAAGTGGCCAGGATGTTGAGAGGGGTACATTCAGCCACCGCCATGCTGTTGTGCATGACCAGGAATCTGGAGAGCAGTACTGTCCACTTGATAATCTTGTTATGAACCAAGATGAGGAACTATTTACTGTAAGCAACAG TTCCCTGTCAGAGTTTGCTGTTTTGGGCTTTGAACTGGGTTATTCTATGGAGAATCCAAATTCACTGGTTCTATGGGAAGCTCAGTTTGGTGATTTTTCCAATGGAGCTCAAGTGATATTTGACCAGTTTCTGAGTAGTGGGGAGGCAAAATGGCTCCGCCAGACCGGTCTTGTTGTTTGCCTTCCTCATGGATATGATGGTCAAGGGCCTGAACATTCCAGTGCAAGGTTGGAGCGTTTCCTCCAG ATGAGTGATGACAACCCTTATGTTATTCCTGAGATGGATCCAACTTTGAGGAAGCAAATCCAGCAGTGCAATTGGCAAGTTGTGAATGTCACAACTCCTGCAAACTATTTCCATGTTTTGCGTCGCCag ATCCACCGGGACTTCAGAAAGCCTTTGATTGTTATGTCTCCAAAGAATCTCCTTCGTCACAAGGACTGCAAATCAAATCTTTCTGAATTCGATGACCTTGCGGGTCACCCTGGATTTGACAAGCAAGGGACCCGGTTCAAGCGTCTAATTAAAGATCAGAACAACCATAAGGACCTTGAGGAGGGAATTAACAGATTAGTTCTTTGTTCTGGAAAG GTATATTATGAGTTGgatgaagaaagaagaaaaaaggagcGTGATGATGTTGCTATATGTAGAGTTGAACAGCTGTGTCCATTCCCATATGACTTGATCCAGCGCGAGTTGAAACGATATCCAA ATGCCGAGATTGTTTGGTGCCAAGAAGAACCCATGAACATGGGGGCGTACAGCTACATCAACCCTCGCCTCCTGACCGCGATGAGGGCGCTTGGTCGAGGCACTATAGAGGACATCAAATACGTCGGAAGGGCCCCATCTGCAGCCACCGCAACCGGTTTCTACTCCGTCCATGTGCAGGAGCAAACCGAGCTTGTACAGAAGGCACTGCAGCGAGACCCTATCAACTGTCCATTTTGA